In Gymnogyps californianus isolate 813 chromosome 20, ASM1813914v2, whole genome shotgun sequence, a single window of DNA contains:
- the VTN gene encoding vitronectin — translation MKLLFPALVLALLAAARAAEDSCVGRCEDGFDARRKCQCDTLCVYYQSCCSDYSTACKAKVTRGDVFALPEDDYLDYNLTVEFSTVQGTEAAPTELPTSLSPVQTTLESKPGPEEMLTEVPVEEVPSTTLDGFGEQEPVEEPEELCSKKPFDAFTDLKNGSLYAFRGKYFYELDETSVRPGYPKLISDVWGIEGPIDAAFTRINCQGKTYLFKGSQYWRFDDGALDPGYPRDISEGFEGIPNSIDAAFALPAHSYHGNERVYFFKDKYYWSYDFAHQPTQADCEKSSPSAVFNHYAFMNRDSWEDIFQILFGGRMTGASSPRYISKDWRGVPSRLDAAMAGRIYVASQQPRRRKSRRQRKRYKSHRSLNLGFWSWLQNDSNSAGVESDWLSGSQCETLQSVYFFVGDKYYRVNLRTKRVDLVQPRYPRSIAQYWLDCPQPGEGST, via the exons ATGAagctgctcttccctgccctcGTGCTGGCCCTGCTCGCTGCCGCCCGTGCTGCTGAAG ACTCCTGCGTGGGCCGCTGCGAGGATGGCTTCGACGCGCGGCGCAAATGCCAGTGCGACACCCTCTGCGTGTACtaccagagctgctgcagcgACTACTCCACCGCCTGCAAAGCCAAAG TGACCCGGGGAGATGTCTTTGCCTTGCCGGAGGACGACTACCTCGACTACAACCTCACCGTCGAGTTCAGCACGGTACAGGGCACCGAGGCAGCCCCCACAGAACTGCCCACGTCCCTGTCACCGGTGCAGACCACACTGGAGAGCAAGCCAGGCCCCGAGGAGATGCTGACAGAGGTGCCTGTGGAAGAGGTGCCCAGCACCACGCTGGATGGGTTCGGGGAGCAGGAACCCGTGGAGGAGCCCGAGGAGCTATGCAGCAAGAAACCTTTTGATGCCTTCACCGACCTGAAGAACGGTTCCCTTTATGCTTTCCGAG ggAAGTACTTCTATGAGTTGGACGAGACAAGCGTGCGGCCCGGCTACCCCAAGCTCATCAGCGACGTCTGGGGCATCGAGGGCCCTATTGACGCAGCCTTCACACGCATCAACTGCCAGGGCAAGACTTACCTGTTCAAG GGCAGCCAGTACTGGCGCTTTGATGACGGAGCCCTGGACCCCGGCTACCCACGCGACATCTCCGAGGGCTTTGAAGGCATCCCGAACAGCATCGACGCGGCCTTCGCCCTCCCTGCGCACAGCTACCACGGCAATGAGAGAGTTTATTTCTTCAAGG ACAAGTACTACTGGTCCTACGACTTTGCCCACCAGCCCACGCAGGCCGACTGCGAGAAGTCCTCCCCCTCTGCCGTGTTCAACCACTACGCCTTCATGAACCGCGACAGCTGGGAGGACATCTTCCAGATCCTCTTTGGCGGCAGGATGA CCGGGGCGAGCAGCCCGCGGTACATCAGCAAAGACTGGCGGGGGGTGCCCAGCCGGCTGGACGCTGCCATGGCCGGCAGGATCTACGTGGCCTCCCAGCAGCCCCGGAGGAGGAAGTCTCGCCGCCAGCGCAAGAGGTACAAGAGTCACCGGTCACTGAATTTGGGTTTCTGGAGCTGGCTGCAAAATGACTCCAACTCCGCGGGTGTCGAAAGTGACTGGCTGTCAGGCTCCCAGTGCGAGACCCTCCAGAGCGTCTACTTCTTCGTAGGAG aTAAGTACTACCGCGTCAACCTGCGCACCAAGCGCGTGGACCTGGTGCAGCCCCGCTACCCGCGCTCCATCGCCCAGTACTGGCTGGACTGCCCgcagcccggggaggggagcACCTGA